The Erigeron canadensis isolate Cc75 chromosome 4, C_canadensis_v1, whole genome shotgun sequence genome window below encodes:
- the LOC122596341 gene encoding elongation factor 1-alpha-like translates to MQFLAISLRASNRSGQTRDHTLLAFTLGVKQMICCCNKMDATEPKYSQTRFDKIVKELSSFFRTVGFNPNKVPFVPISGFEGENMTERSPNLDWYTGPTLLEAINQINEPKRPSDRPLRLPLRDVYKIGGIGIVPVGRVVTGVLKPGMTVTFGPIGLRTEVQSVEMHHKALAEALPGDDVAFHVKNVTMNDLKRGYVASNSNEDPAKGAASFTSHVIVLNHPSKIKKGYTPMIHCHTSRIACRFDELLTKINQYTFEEFEPLPKFLKNGDAGMVKMVPIKLMVVETFSEYPPLGRFVVRDMQQTVAVGMIRSVDKRDSTGCLFVS, encoded by the exons atgcAATTTCTAGCTATCTCGCTCCGGGCATCAAATAGGTCGGGACAGACTCGTGATCACACTTTGCTTGCATTCACACTTGGTGTCAAGCAAATGATTTGCTGCTGTAACAAG ATGGATGCTACTGAACCCAAATACTCACAAACCAGGTTTGACAAAATTGTCAAAGAATTGTCTTCCTTCTTTAGGACAGTCGGATTCAACCCCAATAAAGTCCCATTTGTCCCAATTTCTGGTTTTGAGGGTGAGAACATGACTGAGAGGTCACCTAACCTAGACTGGTACACGGGTCCAACTCTACTTGAAGCGATTAACCAGATCAATGAGCCAAAAAGACCATCTGACAGGCCTCTCCGCCTTCCACTTCGTGATGTCTACAAGATTGGTGGGATTGGAATCGTGCCAGTGGGACGTGTTGTAACTGGTGTTCTCAAGCCAGGTATGACGGTCACTTTTGGCCCAATTGGTTTGAGAACCGAAGTCCAATCAGTGGAAATGCACCACAAAGCATTGGCTGAGGCATTGCCAGGAGACGATGTTGCTTTCCATGTTAAGAATGTTACCATGAACGATCTTAAGCGTGGGTATGTTGCTTCAAACTCTAACGAGGACCCTGCAAAGGGTGCTGCTAGTTTTACTTCTCATGTCATTGTCCTGAACCACCcgagtaaaattaaaaaagggtATACACCAATGATCCACTGCCATACTTCTCGCATTGCTTGTAGATTTGATGAACTGTTGACTAAGATTAACCAGTATACTTTTGAGGAGTTTGAGCCACTACCCAAGTTCTTGAAAAATGGTGATGCTGGAATGGTGAAGATGGTTCCAATAAAGCTGATGGTGGTTGAGACTTTCTCTGAGTATCCTCCATTGGGTCGGTTTGTTGTGAGGGACATGCAGCAGACTGTTGCTGTGGGCATGATCAGGAGTGTGGATAAGAGGGATTCAACAGGATGCTTGTTTGTTTCTTGA
- the LOC122597219 gene encoding F-box/FBD/LRR-repeat protein At1g13570-like produces the protein MEVLHRCKASKEVEDVISSMPEDVIANIMDRLPLKDAVATSILSPSWRSKWTLLTQLVLDPHFFFNFLNRKFPFDKNYITRLILHLQGAVTNFDLFISNWIKIDDEDIHDWVMLLSKMRGFKELTLWNTRTPIQLPTPIFSCLELKHLKLCECVLSPSTYFRGFPKLLTLELVHVGFQDHKYGELIAQCPLLQTLKISNRHLRGELKVVEIVKLENVKVLCLSLCLLDNMAMVRLSTVFQHMSLVPKLQKLDLDFENCKFLAEDVAHNPVSITFPFLKTLTLCQMDFSNVSMVSCAFGMLFGCTNLQNLQITAIYKNAVPIPAIFPQEVDCNTMGQLQLRNVNLALIKGLENEVCLIKCILACSPILKSINIRLNWLVESNVNEKYKIASTLLKFHRASPVAEVIF, from the exons ATGGAAGTGCTTCATCGCTGCAAAGCATCCAAAGAAGTAGAGGATGTTATTAGCAGCATGCCGGAGGATGTGATCGCTAATATAATGGATCGTTTGCCGTTGAAAGACGCGGTGGCGACTAGTATTTTGTCACCAAGTTGGAGATCTAAGTGGACTCTTCTCACCCAACTCGTACTTGATCCAcacttcttttttaattttcttaaccGAAAATTTCcctttgataaaaattatataactaGACTTATCCTTCATCTTCAAGGTGCAGTTACGAATTTTGACCTCTTCATAAGCAATTGGATCAAAATAGATGATGAAGATATACATGATTGGGTTATGCTCCTATCTAAAATGCGTGGGTTTAAGGAACTTACTTTATGGAACACCCGAACACCGATTCAGTTGCCTACCCCTATTTTCTCTTGTCTAGAGTTGAAGCATTTGAAGCTTTGTGAGTGTGTTTTGTCTCCTTCGACTTATTTCCGTGGTTTTCCAAAGCTATTGACCTTAGAATTGGTTCATGTAGGATTTCAAGACCACAAATATGGGGAATTAATTGCTCAATGTCCCTTGCTTCAGACTCTAAAAATTTCGAATAGGCATCTTAGAGGGGAATTGAAAGTGGTTGAGATTGTAAAACTCGAAAATGTGAAGGTGTTATGTTTGTCCTTATGTTTACTTGACAATATGGCCATGGTCAGACTTTCCACCGTCTTCCAGCATATGTCTCTTGTTCCAAAACTTCAAAAGCTTGATTTGGATTTTGAAAACTGCAAG TTCTTGGCAGAAGATGTTGCTCATAATCCGGTCTCCATAACCTTTCCCTTCCTCAAGACTCTTACATTATGCCAAATGGATTTTAGTAATGTTTCCATGGTATCATGTGCTTTTGGGATGCTTTTTGGCTGCACAAATTTGCAGAACCTTCAAATCACA GCTATATACAAGAATGCTGTCCCGATACCTGCCATATTTCCTCAAGAGGTAGACTGCAACACAATGGGGCAGCTGCAGCTTAGGAATGTGAACTTAGCATTGATAAAAGGTTTGGAAAATGAAGTATGTTTGATTAAGTGTATTCTGGCTTGCTCCCCCATCCTAAAGAGCATCAACATTCGACTCAACTGGTTAGTAGAGAGCAACGTTAACGAGAAGTATAAGATTGCTAGCACGTTGCTCAAATTCCATCGAGCCTCTCCAGTAGCCGAAGTTATCTTCTAG